A stretch of DNA from Paenibacillus albus:
CATCTAATGCTGTTCGATATCTGAATTTGGCGGGATGCCTCTTCGTCGTAGCTGCAAAATCTTCAGTTCGGTCAAACAGCAGCATGACCGGTTTTTGGACAACCTTAGCTGCGATTCCAACATGGCAAGCCATCATGGAAGGGAAATCTTCTTTCCCTCCAAATCCGCCGCCAGTCGGACTCTGTATTACCCTTACCTCATCATCCTCACAGGCCAGCGCACTAATCAGTGCATTTTTTACATAATAGAGACATTGCATCGACCCCTGTACAAGGATTTCTTGATCGTTATAGATTCCAAGCATGCCCTGGTTTTCCAAGTAAACATGTTCTTGATAACCTGTCTCATACTCTTCTTCTATGATTTGATGGGCACTCGCTTCGATTGCTTGTATAACTTCGAGACTCTCGCCAAATTCATGACTAGCGAATACGCCGGTTTGATCCTTTTGCCGGATCGCTTCTTCCAATGTATAGATGGCTTGATGTTCTTCAATATCCACGACTACTTCATCTATCAATCGATGGAGAACATCCAGCATTGGGCCGACAAGCATGAACATCGGTTCACCAATATAATTGACCCATTCATCTGCAAATATAGGCTGATCCTTATGTAACAACTTCACAAAATTAGCGCCAGAGATGTGCTCAGCACCTATCTTTACATAACCATCGGGCAATTGCGGCAGCTGAATGGATCGTACTTTCCCATATGCGACAGGCGAACGGTACAAGACACCATGAAGCATCGAAGCTTGCTTCACATCGCCGATGTAAGCAAGTTGGCCGGATACTTTCCCATCATGATCTTTCTTTTTTACAGAGCTACTGAGATCCTTCGCATGCATGGGAGCAGCACCCCTTATCGTTGGTTATCTGTCCTGCTGTAATTGTTGTAGTATTCGGTTGCTTTTCTAAAATCTTCCGGCGTATCCAGATCCATAAGGATTCCCGGATCCTCGATATTCAGAAATTTCTTTTCATAGGGTTGAAGAATCCCTCGCAGCGTATGATCCGCCTTGGCTTCAACAATGCGTGTCTTAAGCTCACTCGCCAGTTTTATTGGATGCCCGCCTTTCATACTATAACTCGGAATTACCACTATCCCCTCTTCTGATGCCAACCTCCGAATCGTTTCCTTCTCAACGAGCGGACAATCTCCGGGTGTAATAAAAAATTGTGACGATTCCACTTCTATGCAGCCTCTCTGTACAGAGCTAAACATACCTTGGTCAAAACTCGGATTATACACGCATACGATATCCATGTCATATGTGTTATCTTTCTGCATTGCTAAAGTTGCTTCATGAATGCGATCTCGTTGAAACCCGCTTACAACGATCACTCTCTCGCATATTCCTTCAAATTTGGATAGCGTATGCTCCAGTACGGTCTTTGTCCCAAGTTTTAAAGTCATCTTATAATCAGACGCACGACTTGAATAGCCGGCTGCGAGAATGATCGCTTCCATCAGTTCCTCCTTATGGACTCCCGGTAGTAGTTAATATATGCGAGTGTATATTCCGTATCACCTGTAAAAGCTTCCGTACAGGTTTGGAAGGTATTCGCTTCGCGCATCAATTAAATAGGTTCAATAAATACATACTGAATACCGCCGCAGATTCCTCCATCTTCATAAAACAGTCCGGCAGTCAGATCGACTATGTGCTGGGCGCTCTTCTTTGTGGCAATAACATCCATGGCTATCTCAATGACTTCTGCTTCTCCGCAGCCCCCGCCGATCGTTCCGGATAGTGTGCCGTCGGCATAAATGATCATTTTGGCACCGGCCTTTCTGGGCGTAGATCCTTTCGTTCGTATTACGGTAGCCAGAGCAGCTTGAGCGCCAATAGATTTGATGCTCACAATCCTCTTTAACAGCTCTAGATCGTCCATTTGTCTTCCCCCAATTTGTAAACGATCGAATGACCGATTTCTTCTCTTAGTGATTTTCCGGATGCATGATGCTTCACTCGTAAAATTTCAGCCAATACGCTGATTGCAATCTCTTCAGGTGTTTGAGCGCCAATATCTAAGCCAACCGGTGCGTATAAATGATGGAAATCTGTACTCGGAAAATCCTCATGAAGTTGAGAAAGCACACCTGAAATGCGTCTGCGGCTTCCAATCATACCGATATAGGGTATAGGTAAATGCAGGATTTCGCGTAGGATCGTCACATCAAATTGATGGCCCCGCGTGAGCAGTGTAATATAAGGCTTACTTGCTGCATCCAATCTCTGAAAATACTCATGATAGGGTTTGCATTCAACTTCGTCAGCCAAAGGGAATTGTTCCTTATTCGCGAACTGCGGTCTATCGCATATGACTGTGATATAGAAGCCAAGCTTTTTCCCCATTTCGACCAATGGCTTTGCCACGTGCCCCGCTCCAGCAACGATTAAATGCAACGGCGCGGGATACACATCCACGAAATATTCGATTTCGTAGTTCTTTAATTTCGAGACGAAAGCTTTTGATTTTTGACGGGAGAGTGCCGTTCTTGCCTCCTCCAATATAGGCTGCCAATCTTCTTTTGAGATATGTTGTTCACAAAACACCTCTCCTTCAGAAAATAACAGCAGCTTGGTTCCAACAACAGCTTCCTCTGTCGGATAATCAAGGCAGGAAGCATGATTATTAATCTTAGTGACTGTGATTAAAGCAACCTCTGTGCGATTTTCAATGGAGGAAATCAGTCTCTGATAAAGCTCCATGTCTCTCATCCTCTCTGATAACGAAACTCCATATCTATTTATATGAATTGATTCTAATAAATATCAGAAGTTATTTTCAGAGAAGCAGGTTATTACAATCCGTTAAGCCCGCCCCTTGTTCCTATAATCAGCATCGAGAGCGATTTCGGCGTTAATTTCCCGCTATTTTCAAAGATCGACGTTAATGGCTTGAATGCTCATCCGTTATACCGTTATTTGAAGAGTAAGGCATCTTGCTTATTCGGTTCGGAACGGCAGATTCAAAAACTGCTGGAGCATTCCTCTGTTCATGCATAAACTTGCGTTCAAAAAAAAGTGCATCCTGTCCCCATGATTGGGCATATGCACTTTTTTTGTCTAGTCCGCTCCAAAGTTAGGGATAAAGGAATATATTTACTTTTCATATGTGATAATATCATACATCTAAAAAATCATGATGGTACAGGAGATTGATACAATGGATTTGAAGTTGCAAGGTAAGGTAGCATTAATCACGGGGGGAAGTAAGGGGATCGGTTTAGGCACGGCGATTTATTTGGCTGCGGAAGGGGCGAAAGTGGCGATTCTCGCGCGGAATGAGACAGATCTGCGTGAAGCGCTGACGATTATTACCGCACAAACCGAGAGTGAAGCCATATGGATTTCGGCTGATGTTTCCTCAGAGGCAGATTGCAAACGGGCCGTGGAAGAAACCGCTAAACATTTTGGACGGCTGGATATTCTAGTGAACAACGCCGGGACCTCAGCTGCAGCCCCATTTGAGCAAGTGACTGCAGGGCAGTGGCAGTACGATCTGGATCTGAAGCTGTTCGGGGCCATCCACTGCTCCCGTTACGCCATCCCTTTTATGCGCGAGGCAGGGGGCGGAGCGATCGTTAATATTACCACCTCCTCTGCCAAGACGCCTCCGGCCTCGTCGCTACCAACGACGGTAAGCCGTGCTGCCGGTCAGGCGTTGACGAATGCAATGAGTAAGGATTTGGGGGCTGATAATATTCGCGTCAACACGGTTTGTATTGGAGCTATCCGCAGTGATCAGGCTGACAAGCAATGGAAGAAGACTGCGCCTGAGTTAACTTGGGAGCAGTTCTCGCGAGATCCGCGTCATCGCATCCCGCTTGGCCGTATAGGCGAGACGGAGGAGGCAGCTAGAGTGATTGCCTTCTTAGTCTCGGATGCCGCTTCATATGTTACCGGCACCTCGGTTAATGTCGATGGCGGCTCAGGAGCCGCACTGTAATATTTTATTATTTTGAAAAGATTAACGGGATAAGAATATAAGAGAACCTGTCTTGCCCACAACGAAGAACAGGCTTCCAATTATCGGAAACCTGTTCTTCGTTGTGCTATCGTGTTTTTATGGATATATAATCAGGGTTCTTTTTCCTAATGATGGCATCCTGTTATTCCGGTCGTTCCCGAAGGGATTGTTCGCATTGAAGAAAAGCAGTTTTCGGATCGAAAACTGCTCAGCTACCTTTTAAAATCAAATCCATCTTGCTGTAATAGTAATCTTCTTATATTTAGCATATCTTTTAAACCAACTTAGATTCTTGTTACGTTGTAATATTCGTTTCAAACCTTCGATTAGCAATCTTGATCTCAATTCATCCTGTCGGTTCAGTAATTGTAATCTTTTAATGAGCTGCTCTTCCAAAGTCTCATCTCCTATTCTGGATGAAGTAATAGAGAAGTGGAAATCAAACCTATTAGCCTACCTACATTATAAGAGTAGAGATAGAAAAAAGTTGTCGTTTTAGCCTGTTGAAAGAATGGTAATTAAGTCGATGACCTTCTGAAGGATTTATGCTTTTCCATATAGGAATGACAGTAACCCGCTTCCAATTAGAAGCGGGTTTGAAATCTTCCCTGATTTGAGTTATTTATTCCTTGATGCACTATTGTACCCGTTAGCTTAATGACATGTTTAGCTGAGAAATACTTTCAACTACTCCAACGCGAAACCGTGACCATCGTAATTAACTTTCAAGTACTCATCCGCTGTGTACACTTATACCAGTTCTCAATAGACACTGGCTTTAGATTAATTACTATAGAGAATTCCTCCCGAAGTTTACTTCACAGAGGAATTTGTGCTCTCCTCTGTGACTAAAACAAAACTCTTCCACTAGTAACCACCAAAGCGTGGATATTTTTCATACCACATCACTCCCCTCGAAAAATAAAAAATGCCAATCAGGTAGCCATGTCATAAGTGCCGTTATAACCTGTCTTTTCTCTTCTTAACAACTGCTCGAGCCAACTGATCACACTTGCTTTATCGCGAGTAATCGGATTAATTCGATCCCACAGGTTCCAATAATATTCTTGAAAAGCGCCTACGATTGTGCCCTCCGCTATAGTGAGCAGCTCTACACTCGTGTCATTTTCATTTTTCGGCATAACACCAATCATAATGTTATGGTCGCCCTTGATTTCCCACTGGGCTTGGTTGAGCAAATTCATTTGATTATCGCTCACCAAAGCGATTTCAAACCCTTCATACGTTCTCAAAAGCATAATAATATGCTGGATATGATCAATCACATCCCCTGGCGTAGGACGAAAATAGACGTTATTGAGATGCTGTCCAGTTAATACAAGATGTTCAAACACTTTCATTGGATAGATATGACAAGTTCTGAATTTTTGAATGTCGCGCTCAAAGGACTGATAGCTGGCCGTAATTCTCTTCATATGGATGCTGTTCTCATCTTCATTTGGAATCGAGATTCGGATGTATTTCCTCATCAGTTCATAGGGAACGGTCAAAAAATTCAAATCATGATAGCAGAGCAAATGATGGCCCGCTTTTCTGTCTGTAGCTGAATTCAGCTCAAAGTATTGCTCCAAGTCCAGACTTCTCACTAAAGGCTCCACGTTATTAAACATTTGCTCGGCGAACTTCTCAATTACTAGCACCGATTGGGCGTCACTGATATAGAGCGCGGCGTCAATTGCATTGTTATTTTCTGTTGCGAAGCACAAGAGTGCGCACTTCCCCTTGATTAGAAAGATTTCAAACGGCGGATGATAAATACCATATTTATTGACGTAGAATAGCTCGTATTTCCCACGATAATTAGTCCATTCCATAATTTGATTAACTAGCTTGAGCGATCGTTCGAGACTTCTGTTTAATTTGCATATTTGCTTTATATTCCATCCCCCGCGCAATGCCTCGACGATTGTATGCTGCCAATGTCCATAGATTTCGGGATAACCGTCAAAATATTCCCTCTCGCTCTGAAAGGTAAGGAAGATCTCGCGATCAGCCTTAGGCTCCTTGTCGTTCATCGCTTCCTGGATCATGGAAATCGCCGCTGCCAGCACGTTGTCCCTTCCTTGAATGGACGCAGGAATTTGTCCGATCTGAATGGAAGTGGATTCTTGATTTTTCGTCAGATTAGGACCGATTGATTGCCGATGTACGTTATCGAGTAGATCCATCACATAGCTCTGGCGTTCCACAGGTTTAGTGCTCTTCCTCGCCTCATGATCCATCCCTAGAGAATAAATTTGAGACTGCTGCAAGATATGAACCAACCGATCGTGAAAGGATAACGCTTCGGTTCCCTCTACACCACTCCCAAGCTCCTCCACACCTTTAACAAAAGCGTCCTTCGTCGACTTTTTGTACGCTTTATCGAGCCCTTCATTAAGAGCACCGGCAATTTGTTGCAAATAGTTTGAGTTCAGGGCAGGCGTTCTTTCCCCTCTCACCCACCTGCGAACATAGGAGGAATCGATATTCAAAGCTTTGGCTAGCTTAGCCGCCGACCATCCTCGCAATTGCAGCATATCGTTCAGGCAATCTCCGAATTTCATCTTTCTCATCCGTTCCCACCGCCAAATATGGTTTTAATTACCATACCGCTGATTCTATCTATTGTCGAGGACAATTGTGTCCTGTCCCGTAATTACGTTAGCTTTTTCAGATATACTTGAAACAATTTATATCATTGAGTGAAGGAGCTATTCCATATGCAAAGAAGCCATGTACTCCTTACCTGTTTACTGCTCATAATCGGCTTAGCAATAAGCGGGTGTTCACCGGGTTCCAAGGATATTGCAATGTTCCGGGGCAACCCGCAGCACACAGGTGTTTATACATCTAAAGGCCCCACACAGCTTCATGGTGTGAAATGGAAGTTTAAGACCGAGGGCCGAGTCCGCTCATCCCCTGTTTATTATGATCAAGCCGTCTACTTTGGCAGTGAAGATAAAAACTTATATGCGGTTAACGCGGAAACGGGGAAGCAAATCTGGAAGTTCCCCACCAAGGGGGCGATTCTTTCCACCCCAACGATTAAGAATGGGGAAGTGTATTTTCTAAGCGGGGACAACACGTTCTATGCTCTGGAAGCTGCAACTGGGAGAATGCGCTGGAGCTTCAAGATTGAGGGAACAAATGCGGCCAGAGACGATTATGATTACTGGCAATCCTCTGCTGCGATCGATGAGCGGAATGTTTACTTTGGAGGCGGGAACGGTATTGTGTACGCATTGGACGCGGCGACCGGGAAGGAAGTATGGCGGCAGCAACTCCATTTCCAAAATCCCGATACGTACAAAGACTTCCCTGTCATTCTGCACTCCTCCCCTATCGTTGCAAACGGTGTCATTTATATAGGCATATCTGGCTATATTTATGATCTTCAAGCCGAGCCGGGGAATGTCTTGGCGCTCGACGCCAAAACAGGCAAGCAAATTTGGACATCAGAGTTAATGCAAGCTGTCGATTCTTCCCCAGCGATTGATAAGAATGCCGTTTATTTTGGAATGAGAAACGGTGGAATTGCGGCGATAGATATTGAAACAGGAAGAACGTTATGGAGGGATCATAGTGTCCAGTATGATCTGTCTTCGCCTGCAATCTACAATGGCACGATCTTCTCGGGCAGCTCCGATCAACATCAACTGTTTGCTTTGGACGCCTCTACCGGAGAGGCGAAGTGGACCTTTTCCACCTATGCAGCGGTACACGCCTCACCTGTAACCGACGGCAAGCTCGTTTATTGCGCATCAGCCAATAGTTATGTGGAAGAAACGGGATACGTCTATGCCGTGGATGCCGAGACAGGAGTAGAAAAGTGGAATCTACAAATAGGTGGCAACATGATTTCCTCGCCTAGCTTGAATGATGGTGTCTTATATGTGGGCAACGATGATTTCAATCTGTATGCAATCTATTAAAATAATTGAGGGTAAGCTTCCCCCTTCTAGTCTAGAGGGCCAGATAGTCGGCGAGTTTATCAAAAGCCCCCTCAAGATCTCGTTGAAGCATAGGAGCCATGCTGTTGTAGGATGCATGTTCCTCAGCGGAAGCATGGACAGGGTAACCTTTCAGCTTTAAAAGCGTCTCACCTTCGTTATCTTCCAGCGTGATGATATTCAGAATTTCAAGAGGCCAGCTCGTGCTAAAAGGCGCTCGGACTGTATTGCCTTGCTCATCGGAAAAGGATTGAATATATGCCACTTTCTCAGGTTCCACAACTTCTTGGTATACGAATTTTCTCCACATAACCAGGTTCCCGTCAGGAGATGTCTGGTATCCTAAAAACTCACCGCCTGTTCGAGCATCCATCTTAACGATTTCGAGGGTAGACCCATTTGGTCCCCACCATTTCGCGAAATGTTCGTTCTCTGTCCATGTTTTAAATATGATTTCACGTGGGGCAGCGAATACACGCGAAATTTCGAACGATTGACTTCGATTGTTATCCATAAGGATCCTCCTTTTTTTGTTGAAGGGAACTATTGCTTTCCTAATTGTCAGTCTAACACTTTACTCCACCGTATAGTCTTGGAAATAAACTACCTGTTAACTCAACAGGCTGCCGAATAATCGGCAGCCTGCTCTTTGTTGTGCTATCGTGCTTATTTTGCTTAATGACGCCTTCGTCATTCAGGATTCATCCTCAATTGGCACGATCGATACCCGTCTCTTTTCACGCGCAGAAGAAAGGCATGCCTCGATAACTTGTATCGTTCGTACGCCGTCCCAAGGGCTGACTGCCGCAGGCTCTCCATGAAGCGCCGCCTGCGCGAAACTGTTAAGCAGCAATAGCTGCTGGTTGCCACGCTCGAATGGCTCTGTCCGCATCTCACCGAGTACAGTAATCTGAATGTCAGGGCTCAGATCACCGCGAAGCGAGAATGCTGACGGTAACCGGATAGTACCGAGCGTGCCCCGGATTTCCAATGTATTGGAGAAGTCCGCCCACAATCCACAGTGGAACGTAAATGCCACATTATCGGGAAATTCGACGAGACCAGAGGCCATCATATCAACGCCACCATGTTCCGGCGAGAAAAAAGCCTGTACCGTTGTGGCCACTGGTTCCTTCTCCAGCACATAGCGGGCCGCGCTGAGTAAGTAGCAGCCGATGTCGTACATACCGCCGCCACCCATTTCCTGATGAAATCGGATATCGCTCTTCATATTGGAACGGTCCGACGTAAAGACACCATGAACTGACCTTAACGTACCAATCTCACCAGATCGTATAATTTCCCTAACACGATCATAGCGCGGATGGAAACGATACATGATGTTTTCCTGAAAGTGAACGCCGAACTGCTCGCAAGCCTCAACCATCTGTACCGCATGGCGCTCAGACACCGACATCGGCTTCTCGACTAACACGTGTTTGCCTGCTCGAGCAGAATGAATCGTCCATTCCTGGTGCATATGATTCGGCAGGGGGATGTAGACTGCATCGATGTTCGGATTGGCAAGCATCTCCATGTAGCTGCCGTAGGCGCCTTGTATGCCGTACGCAGCTGCAAATTCTCGCGCTTTTGTTTCCTCACGGCTTGCAACGGCGACTATCTCATGGATGTCCGAAGCTCGGACAGATGGAATAAACGCCTTTGTGGCAATTTGGGCACAGCCCATAATCCCCCAACGAAGCTTCCTCATCAGCTTTCCTCCTTCAGCATGTTAAATAATCTATAGTCATCTTCTGTTTCCAAACCATATTTTCCTGCCACTGGGAATGTTGGAGGATTCGTGCTTTTTTCATGGTACGATTACCCACACATAAAATAAGAAAAAGCTTGATTTCTCAAGCTTTCATTTTATCAATGTAGGATGATGTGTGTCCTTAGACATCAATTGCCGCAAACGCATCAATCACGAGCAGTCTATTCCCATGCCATCTCCGCCTGCTCCAGTAGCTGCTTCAGTGCACGAACAGCCGTCACGACACGTTTCGGATTGCTGGCATGCGGCAGGTAGCTGGACAGATGCGGCTCAACGGACAGAAATCCGTCGTACCCGCGTTCCCGGAGCGCACGCAGCAGCTCTTCGATTTGTCCCTCGCCCGCTCCCGCAGGAACGAACTGCCTTGGCTCGTATGTCGCGTCCTTAACATGGATATACGCCGTGTACGCTTCCAATTTGGGATACGCCTCGCTCATCGGCTTGACGTTGTTGATGACGAAATTACCGGGATCAAATGCGAGCCGTAGCGAATCCGAAGCGCAGTGCTGTAGGATATCGAGACAGCGGTCATCTGTGGCGCCATACAAGTGATCGTCATTCTCCAGAATGAGAATGACTCGATTCTGTTCGGCAATTGTGGTCAATTGCTTCATCCGGTTGAGTACTTCATCCCGGCAATCATCCAAGCTGCTGTTCTCCGGCAGGTAATAAGAGAAGAGTCGAATATACGGCGTGCCAAGCGCATGCGCAGCTGCAATCGCTTTGTGCAGGCTTTCGATTTGCGGCGCAAACTCGTCCTGGAGCGCGTATTTACCGATAGGCGACGCAATGGATGAGATGCCGAAGCCGCGTGCCTCGGTGATTACACGAATTTGCTGCAGCTCCTCGCCGGTCAAATCAAGGACATTTTTGCCCCATACACCGCGAAGCTCTATATAGGAAAGCCCCTCTTGCTGCAGAACATCCAACTGTTCTTCTAGATCATGCGAGATTTCATCGGCGAAGCAGGTCAATTTAACGTGTGCCATGATTCCTCTCCCCTAATTCCAATTATTTAGTCGTTCCAAAGGATGCGGACATGTCTTCGCTCGAAGCCGGCGCTTGGACAGCTTTCTTCACATAGCTCGAGGTGCGAATACGTTCTTCTAGCTCTGCTTGGAATGCATCCCCATCGATGGGCACCGTGATTGGACGCTTCTGAAACGAAGACAACATGATGCCGTTCGCCAATGTCAGTGCTCCAAGCCCTTCTGGTCCTTCTGCGATCAGATCGACCTGTTGACCGAGCAAACGCTGAATCAAGCGTTCTGTCACGATATGATGGCCATTCGGTGCATCGGCATCGACGAAAATTTCTTCCGGCGTAATGTCCCATTCGGCAAAACGCTGATCCGTTTCTCTTGTAAACGCGAGCATCGATTGCGGATATCGGTAATGCAGCAATTTGCCGTTCTCCAAAATCAATTTGCCCAAATCGCCGACGATTTCCATTCTATTCGTGCCCGGCAGCTCCGCTGTCGTAACGATGAGATGGCCGACCATGCCCCCGGAATGCTCCAAATACGCTGTGACTTCATCCTCGACCTCAATATCATGATATTTGCCGATATGCGCATGACCTGAGATCAATTCCGGCAGGCCGAACAGCCATTGGTACATATCAAGCGTATGCGGACATTGGTTCGTCAAGATACCGCCGCCTTCTCCTGCCCAAGTAGCGCGCCAGCCCCCGCTGTCGTAATACGCTTGAGATCGAAACCACTTCGTGTGTATCCATGTCGCACGTGTCAGCTTGCCGAGCGAACCGCTTTCCATAATTTCTTTGAGCTTGGCATAGTAAGGGAGTGTCCGCTCTTGAAACATAATGGCAAATTGCAGATCTGGATGATGAACTTTGGCCGATTCGTAAGCTTGAATCATTTCCTTCGCGGCATTGACATGAACCGCAATCGGTTTCTCGCACATGACATGAATGCCCCGCTTGAACGCTTCCATCGCGATGAATGGATGATCGTAATGCGGAACGGCGACGATTACAACGTCGATTTTCGCGTGGTCCAGCATTTCGATGGCATCATAATAGGCCGACGCACCGCAGGCTTTCGCTGTGGAATCCGCCTTCTCCTTGTCCGTATCGCAGACGGCGACGAGTTTTACATGCTCCATCTTGCATAGATAATTCACATGATGCTGACCGATGCCGCCGATTCCGACAAGTCCGAATGTAATGATACGATTGCTCATTAGGCCATCACTCCTGATTCATATAAATTCATGCGTTACATTAATCAAATGGATTGAAACCAACCCTACTCCCATCCTATCGTATTGCAATTACAACTTCCTTGACGAAATTGCCATGAAAGTGGATAATATTGCTCAAAAACAAGGAGAGCTTCCGCTTGATTAATGAGTATATCGCCCAGTTCGACGAGCATGTTCATTTTCAACACGCGGTCCGGACACCGCCGTTCAGTATCCATTTTCATCTGCACCAAGGCTGCGAGATCTTCTTTCTGATCCGAGGCGATGTAAACTATTTCGTCGATAAAGCCGTTTATCCGCTTCAGCTCGGCGATCTGATCATTACGAACGAGCACGAAATCCATAAGCCCGCTCTCATGTCAGATTCTCTTTATGAGCGTGTAACCATTGAATTCAACCCGGCGCTTATCGCCTTATTTCAGACGGAGCAACTGCAGCTGCTACACTGCTTCTATAACCGCCCGATCGGCGAGCATAACAAAATTGCGCTGAACGAACAGGAGAAATCACGGCTCACTGAGCTGTTTGCCAAATATAACGATTATATAAAGCATCCTTGTCCAGAATCTCCAGTCCTAAAGCTAGGCTGCCTGCTCGAAATTCTCGTTTCGATTCAGCGCAGCTACTATCGGAATCAGGAGAATCAGGACAAGGACAGAGGCATGGATTTGCCGCCGAAGCTAGCTCCTATTCTGACCTATCTCGATCAGCATCTGGCAGAGGATTTGTCGCTGGAACGACTCGAAGGCCTGTTTTACATTAGCAAATACCATCTAAGCAGACTGTTCAAAAAGCATACCGGAAGCACGATTCACGAGTATATTATCTACAAGCGCATCGCATTGGCCAAAACCCTGCTAAGAGAAGGGCGCAGCGTTATCGAGGCCAGCATGGATGCGGGCTTTAACGATTATTCCGGCTTCCTTCGTATGTTCAAAAAGAAGGTCGGAATCCTGCCCAAACATTACGCGAAGCAAAGCCAAGTTTCTCTGCTCAAGTGAAGACGACCACAATCGCTCCCGTTACCTTCAGCAGCCACATTCTGAGTTATTGAACTCGCTTTTCTCGATATAATTGCGATAAGACCGATTTCGGCAGTTTGCAAACTACGCTGTAGGCGGGGTTAAACATGTTGGCAATTTCATATTCCACTGCTTGTCCCAGCAACAAGCTGGCTTCCGAAGACATTAAGTCGAAATCTTCCTGCAGCAGTCGATACATTTCGGTCGTTGCATGTTGAAGTGCCTGGTCAAGCGGCCGTGCATTGCCGATACAGAACCAATGCGTATCGTTTTCACCTCTCGGCCAGCCTATCTTTTTTCCTTTTTGAACGCTAACTGTGAACCGAACGTCCATAGATATTTCGAGCCCTGTACCGATGATTTCCCCATCGC
This window harbors:
- a CDS encoding nucleotidyltransferase family protein, whose amino-acid sequence is MEAIILAAGYSSRASDYKMTLKLGTKTVLEHTLSKFEGICERVIVVSGFQRDRIHEATLAMQKDNTYDMDIVCVYNPSFDQGMFSSVQRGCIEVESSQFFITPGDCPLVEKETIRRLASEEGIVVIPSYSMKGGHPIKLASELKTRIVEAKADHTLRGILQPYEKKFLNIEDPGILMDLDTPEDFRKATEYYNNYSRTDNQR
- a CDS encoding XdhC family protein: MDDLELLKRIVSIKSIGAQAALATVIRTKGSTPRKAGAKMIIYADGTLSGTIGGGCGEAEVIEIAMDVIATKKSAQHIVDLTAGLFYEDGGICGGIQYVFIEPI
- a CDS encoding XdhC family protein; protein product: MELYQRLISSIENRTEVALITVTKINNHASCLDYPTEEAVVGTKLLLFSEGEVFCEQHISKEDWQPILEEARTALSRQKSKAFVSKLKNYEIEYFVDVYPAPLHLIVAGAGHVAKPLVEMGKKLGFYITVICDRPQFANKEQFPLADEVECKPYHEYFQRLDAASKPYITLLTRGHQFDVTILREILHLPIPYIGMIGSRRRISGVLSQLHEDFPSTDFHHLYAPVGLDIGAQTPEEIAISVLAEILRVKHHASGKSLREEIGHSIVYKLGEDKWTI
- a CDS encoding SDR family NAD(P)-dependent oxidoreductase, producing the protein MDLKLQGKVALITGGSKGIGLGTAIYLAAEGAKVAILARNETDLREALTIITAQTESEAIWISADVSSEADCKRAVEETAKHFGRLDILVNNAGTSAAAPFEQVTAGQWQYDLDLKLFGAIHCSRYAIPFMREAGGGAIVNITTSSAKTPPASSLPTTVSRAAGQALTNAMSKDLGADNIRVNTVCIGAIRSDQADKQWKKTAPELTWEQFSRDPRHRIPLGRIGETEEAARVIAFLVSDAASYVTGTSVNVDGGSGAAL
- a CDS encoding helix-turn-helix domain-containing protein, producing the protein MRKMKFGDCLNDMLQLRGWSAAKLAKALNIDSSYVRRWVRGERTPALNSNYLQQIAGALNEGLDKAYKKSTKDAFVKGVEELGSGVEGTEALSFHDRLVHILQQSQIYSLGMDHEARKSTKPVERQSYVMDLLDNVHRQSIGPNLTKNQESTSIQIGQIPASIQGRDNVLAAAISMIQEAMNDKEPKADREIFLTFQSEREYFDGYPEIYGHWQHTIVEALRGGWNIKQICKLNRSLERSLKLVNQIMEWTNYRGKYELFYVNKYGIYHPPFEIFLIKGKCALLCFATENNNAIDAALYISDAQSVLVIEKFAEQMFNNVEPLVRSLDLEQYFELNSATDRKAGHHLLCYHDLNFLTVPYELMRKYIRISIPNEDENSIHMKRITASYQSFERDIQKFRTCHIYPMKVFEHLVLTGQHLNNVYFRPTPGDVIDHIQHIIMLLRTYEGFEIALVSDNQMNLLNQAQWEIKGDHNIMIGVMPKNENDTSVELLTIAEGTIVGAFQEYYWNLWDRINPITRDKASVISWLEQLLRREKTGYNGTYDMAT
- a CDS encoding outer membrane protein assembly factor BamB family protein — encoded protein: MQRSHVLLTCLLLIIGLAISGCSPGSKDIAMFRGNPQHTGVYTSKGPTQLHGVKWKFKTEGRVRSSPVYYDQAVYFGSEDKNLYAVNAETGKQIWKFPTKGAILSTPTIKNGEVYFLSGDNTFYALEAATGRMRWSFKIEGTNAARDDYDYWQSSAAIDERNVYFGGGNGIVYALDAATGKEVWRQQLHFQNPDTYKDFPVILHSSPIVANGVIYIGISGYIYDLQAEPGNVLALDAKTGKQIWTSELMQAVDSSPAIDKNAVYFGMRNGGIAAIDIETGRTLWRDHSVQYDLSSPAIYNGTIFSGSSDQHQLFALDASTGEAKWTFSTYAAVHASPVTDGKLVYCASANSYVEETGYVYAVDAETGVEKWNLQIGGNMISSPSLNDGVLYVGNDDFNLYAIY
- a CDS encoding SRPBCC domain-containing protein, with translation MDNNRSQSFEISRVFAAPREIIFKTWTENEHFAKWWGPNGSTLEIVKMDARTGGEFLGYQTSPDGNLVMWRKFVYQEVVEPEKVAYIQSFSDEQGNTVRAPFSTSWPLEILNIITLEDNEGETLLKLKGYPVHASAEEHASYNSMAPMLQRDLEGAFDKLADYLAL
- a CDS encoding Gfo/Idh/MocA family protein, which produces MRKLRWGIMGCAQIATKAFIPSVRASDIHEIVAVASREETKAREFAAAYGIQGAYGSYMEMLANPNIDAVYIPLPNHMHQEWTIHSARAGKHVLVEKPMSVSERHAVQMVEACEQFGVHFQENIMYRFHPRYDRVREIIRSGEIGTLRSVHGVFTSDRSNMKSDIRFHQEMGGGGMYDIGCYLLSAARYVLEKEPVATTVQAFFSPEHGGVDMMASGLVEFPDNVAFTFHCGLWADFSNTLEIRGTLGTIRLPSAFSLRGDLSPDIQITVLGEMRTEPFERGNQQLLLLNSFAQAALHGEPAAVSPWDGVRTIQVIEACLSSAREKRRVSIVPIEDES